ATATTGGCAGTATAGATGACAGCCTGACATATTTGGAGTGCCTTTTCAGGTGTATTTTCCTCATCAAACCATAAATGGTTCTCTTGGTTTAGCAAAACACGATTAATATATGCAATCCATGACTTATGGTCTTATCAACTTAAATCAAACTGTTTCCTGTTTTATTCTTCAAACTCCTCTCTTCTATTATGGTTCTGATCTTCGTCACATCAGACCACATTCCAGCATCAGCATATATATTGGACAGCAAAATATGATAGCCAGGATCACTGGGGTTCTTTTCAAATATTCTTTTTGCAACTAGCTCAGCAATATCCATTCTGTTATGCACTCTGCAAGCCGCCAAGAGGCATCCAAGAACATCTATTTCTGTCCCTTCCCTCAAACTTGAAATGAACTTCCAAGCATCGTCAAGTTTCCCAGATCTGCTGTAAAGATCAACAACACATGAGTAATGCTCCTTATCTGGGGAAATGTTGTAGTCTTGTAACATGGAATCGTAAAAGTGCAAGCCCTGCTCAGTAAGGCCTGCATGACTGCAACAAGATAGTAGAGCCACAAAAGTGACTTTGTCAGGAGCAATTCCATCTCTCTTCAATTGATCAAATAACATTATGGCTTGATCTTCATGGCCATGCTTTCCCaaagaagaaatcaatgtgttATATGTGGCAGTATCTCGCTCGGTCATCAGCTGAAAAATATCTTTGCCCATTTCTAGGCAACAGCATTTGCAATACATATCTATAAGCGCGTTACTAACTGAGCAGATAGAACTCATATCATGCCTAACGACATAAGCATGTAGTTCCTTACCCTGTATGAGCCTGGAATGGTGATTGCATACTGGAAGAACTGAAATAACAGTCACATGATCAGGTTTAAATCCTACTTTCTGCATCGCCCTGAATGCACACAGTGCAGAATCTGTCTCCCCATTCACACCGTACGCTGCAACCACTGAATTCCATATGACCAAATCTTTCTTTGGAATGAGCTCAAATACGGTTCCTGCCTCCCCAATGAATCCTTGTCTACTGTAGAAGTCAATAAATGCGCTCCCCAGAAACTTGCTCTGGTCAAGTCCATGTCTTAACGAGAAGCCATGAACCTCTTTTCCATGCCTGACTAACTTCAGGCCAGAAAGACTCGGAAGTATACTTGCCATGGTATTGGAATTTGGTTTTAACCCTGAAGCAACCATTTCAGTAAACAAACTGACACTCGCATGATACATCCCGTTCTGCGAATACCCCGCAATCAATGTACTCCAAGAGACGACATCCTTGAAATCGATAGAACGGAACAAATAATCAGCCATCTCCAGACAGCCACACTTGCAGTACATATCAACCAGAGCATTTGAAACACAGTTATCATCAGCAACTCCACATCTTACCGCGCATCCATGCAACGCTGTTCCAGCTCGCAACTCTTTCACCCTGCCACACGCTGGGATGACAGTGGCAATGATCACGGAATCAGCCCAGAACCCTTCGGATCTCATCCTACTGAACAAACACATCGCATCGAGCCAATCTCCTGCATGCACAGCTCCTCCGATCATCGCAGTCCACGCGGCCACATCCCTTTGCTCCATGCTCTCGAACACACTCCTCGCCTCGCCCAAACACCCACACTTGGCAAACATGTCCACGAGCGCGCACTGCACAAACACATTGGGCTTCGCGTCACCACAGGCAACTCCTGCCTCCACATGCTCTCTTATCATTCGGCCCTGCTCAACCGCTCCAAGCGCGCCACACGCCTTGATGACGGGCGGGTACGTGAAACCATCTGGCGCAGCCAAGCCATCGTCGACCATTGCCCGGTACGTCTCCAGCGCCTCGGAGAACCGTCCGGCGTCGACGAGGCCCTTGATCGCGGCGTTCCACGCGAAGGAGTTCCTCCTGGGCATTCCGTCGAGCAGACAAAGCGCGTGCTCGATCTGCCCGAGCCTAGCATACACTTGCACCAGCTGAGCGGCGAGTACCGCGCCGTGGCGGTGGCCGCCGACGAGCACAGCGGCGTGCAGCCGCCGGGCCTCGGCGAGGGCGGGGCCTGACCGCAGCCGGAGGAGCAGCGACGAGTGCGAGACGGGCGAGGCGTCCGCGTGAGAGCCGCGGCGATGCGCGGCGGAAGGGGAAGCGGGAGCCTTCGCCGGCGAGGCAGGAGAACGGAACCGCCGTCTGAGCCCGTGCCTGACGGCGGAGAAGAGCATCGAGGGGAGCCTCCGGCACGGCGGCGCCGCGCGTGGTCTCAGCCCAGAAGCAAGTCACTTCAGAAGCTTCAGTCAAGCGCGGGACCTGATTACCTGACGGACTGCCATGTCAGTTTTCGTTTCATTTTCATGTCCGCCGAAACCTTTGAAGCCAATGCCGCGGTCCTGGCACCCACCGCCGCCATTGCCGACAtagccgccgcctccgtcgtcaCGGTCTTTGTAGCCGGTGCCACCATTGCCGCTGTAACCACCGAGGACCGGCAATTGGATTTGGATACGAGGAACCAGCTGGTGAAGCATTTGACAGAGATCCTGAAGCTGAAGCCGTGGTGTTCGTGGATACTAACTGCAATGTGATCTCGAAGTAGGAGCAACTGTAAATTGTTTAATATGTGTGCACGTTATGTACttgtatttttattttctgttgttCAATCAAGACTACTTGATCATACGGTGCGATTACGAGGGACGCAGATGAACAAGCAGCTAAGGGCGTCGAGCTAGgctgaggaggtgatccgtcattttttttCCTTTAGTGACTGCTGTGGTGGTGCCGAAGGCAGGTGACGGACGTTGGTGTTAAGCTTAgcgatgttctgctatcttttcagttttgtcatgtcggctTTTACGTGACTTATAatttaatctttatgatatgaatgtgacacgtattaccatgaaaaaaagggtagtctcatttatttattttttgcggaAATAAAGGCAGTCTCAATGCCTGCAAGGTAGTATAGTGTAGCATGCTGCATACAAAAAGTAACGTGACTTTATATTATATTTATAATGAGAAAAGAAAGTAAATTTAGCTACACTCCTAGCACCGAAACCAAGAAAACTACTGTAGCTTGTGTGAAAATCATTGAATTCTGCTCTCACCGTGGGAGGTTCACATATTGTGGGGAAGGCTGTCACGACTGACATGGTGGATCCGAAGTGCCTGGAGGAGAAGGACTCGACGGTCCCAGTGGTTGGTGGACTGTGAGGCCGAGTGGATTAGTTTGGTCGGTTCGGTTGGGCCTATGCTTGACCTTGTGGGCTGCAGCCCGTCTCATTCTTGTATAACTAGGCCTTCTCTGTGTAAGCTGAGGATATCGATGAAGTGGATATTGAATCGGCCGTGAGCGAGGAGCTGATCTTCTCCTCCGGAACCCTAAATTCCTTCCCCTCCCCTGCCGATCCCCTTTCTCTTCCCCACTCCAATCCCTCAATAGATCGGGCCCGTTACATCTGGTATCAGAGGTTAGGCGACCTGGAGACGACGTACCCTCGCCCGCGCTACAGCACGAAGCAGGCGCTCAAGACGGCGGCGATGGAGGAGCAGCTCGCGGCGCTGATCCAGTCGGTCAACGAGAGCCGCGCCGCCAACGACGCCAAGTTGGAGGCGATTCAGCAATCGCTGGAGCTTTGGCGCCCTGCGGTCCAGAATCTCCAAGGCCAACTTGATGAACTCCGTACCCAAGTGGGTAGGATCGCGCTCCATCCCGTGCTCACGAATCCGTCATCCATCCCGGAGGAGCAGCCGCGATGGCCAGCGCCCCCACCACCGGCGGCCGATCTGGGGCAACAACATGGGCCAAGTGGCCACGGTGAGGTCTTCAACTCCGGGGGCTTGGTACATGGGGTGGTCACCACCCTGGCACCGCCTCCGGTCAAGGGTGCGTGCTCTAATCCCTCTGAAACTCGCACTACCATAGATCTAGATCAACCCATGTCGGGCAGCTTGGTGCAAGAGCAAACCCCCTGCCTTACTCGCACCATGCGCACTGGGCACTGCCGAAGATGGATTTCCCATCTTTCGACGGGGACAACCCCCAATTCTGGAAGAACAGATGTGAAAAATACTTTGATGTTTTTGGAATTGCTCCGGAGATGTGGGTTAGGTTAGCGACTCTGCACTTCACGGGCAATGCAGCTCGTTGGCTATAGTTGCATGAGTCACAACACACTGTTTTCACATGGCAAACACTTTGTAGTGCTTTGAGTACCAAGTTTGGGCGTGAGCAATATCAGGCACATATCCGGCAGTTCAATACATTGAGGCAAAAGGGTACGGTGCATGAGTATATGCAGCATTTTGAGGAATTGATGCATCACATTTTAGCTCATAATCCTGCATTCGATTCTGTTTACTTTACAACCTAGTTTCTGGAAGGGCTTAGAGCCAAGATTAGAGCAGGCATTATGTTGCATCAGCCAAAAGATTTGGAGACTGCCTTTTCTCTTGCTTCATTACAGGAGGAGCTGTTGGAGGCGTTACCACGTCGAGAATATCGACGCCAAGACGTGGCACCCCCGAGGCAACTTGTGCAGCAGCCGCTGCTAGcgttggtgtaagtgcatctagtgccacccctagttggttttggagtattgacgacaaacctagttgagggactaatgtgtttgtgagaattgcaggataacacaagtagaagtccctcattgattcggttttcctaccagagatgacccctaaaaatgtatgaagacattgaagtcaaaggtggtatatgaagatactcatattgaagactatgacaagagaagacaccacatgaagcctatggagctcgaagacttagatctttcgtagttctctttcttctgtgttgagtcataggaaccaccgtactgttaagtgggtccaagagaaccagtcagaatgactgaagtgatgcttaaacaaaacctatgtcttcgagtgaagactttgagagcgaatcttgtccagagtcgggcaagtcagctttgcttgaagcccaagtaaagttgtcgtctgagtttgaaatctgaccgttggaacacgtgtcagttccttagtgacccagagtcatttcggacaaatcaggtcgggttgccaagtggctataaatagcccaccccctacaaccataaacggttggctgctcagattcagagtacggcttttgtcgtttgagagcaacccacc
The window above is part of the Triticum aestivum cultivar Chinese Spring chromosome 2A, IWGSC CS RefSeq v2.1, whole genome shotgun sequence genome. Proteins encoded here:
- the LOC123187825 gene encoding pentatricopeptide repeat-containing protein At4g33990, with the protein product MLFSAVRHGLRRRFRSPASPAKAPASPSAAHRRGSHADASPVSHSSLLLRLRSGPALAEARRLHAAVLVGGHRHGAVLAAQLVQVYARLGQIEHALCLLDGMPRRNSFAWNAAIKGLVDAGRFSEALETYRAMVDDGLAAPDGFTYPPVIKACGALGAVEQGRMIREHVEAGVACGDAKPNVFVQCALVDMFAKCGCLGEARSVFESMEQRDVAAWTAMIGGAVHAGDWLDAMCLFSRMRSEGFWADSVIIATVIPACGRVKELRAGTALHGCAVRCGVADDNCVSNALVDMYCKCGCLEMADYLFRSIDFKDVVSWSTLIAGYSQNGMYHASVSLFTEMVASGLKPNSNTMASILPSLSGLKLVRHGKEVHGFSLRHGLDQSKFLGSAFIDFYSRQGFIGEAGTVFELIPKKDLVIWNSVVAAYGVNGETDSALCAFRAMQKVGFKPDHVTVISVLPVCNHHSRLIQGKELHAYVVRHDMSSICSVSNALIDMYCKCCCLEMGKDIFQLMTERDTATYNTLISSLGKHGHEDQAIMLFDQLKRDGIAPDKVTFVALLSCCSHAGLTEQGLHFYDSMLQDYNISPDKEHYSCVVDLYSRSGKLDDAWKFISSLREGTEIDVLGCLLAACRVHNRMDIAELVAKRIFEKNPSDPGYHILLSNIYADAGMWSDVTKIRTIIEERSLKNKTGNSLI